A single window of Vibrio stylophorae DNA harbors:
- the pseF gene encoding pseudaminic acid cytidylyltransferase, which yields MKIAIIPARGGSKRIPRKNIKDFNGKPIIAYSIEAALQSGCFDQVIVSTDDQEIAEVARQYGAQVPFLRPENVSDDYATTADVLLHAIDWFAEQAQEIEYLCCIYATAPFIDVSDIKATYQSLIDNPSAEYCFPVCEFPFPIQRGVKLVNGRVEMFQPEHFNTRSQDLEPGYHDVGQFYWGKPEAYRAGIPMFSNKAIAYPISRKRVVDLDTPEDWEYALLLSKVLSGQV from the coding sequence ATGAAAATCGCAATTATTCCAGCTCGAGGTGGTAGTAAGCGGATACCACGAAAAAACATCAAAGATTTTAATGGTAAACCGATAATTGCTTACTCGATTGAGGCGGCCTTACAATCAGGTTGTTTTGATCAGGTGATTGTCTCTACTGACGATCAGGAGATCGCAGAGGTGGCGAGGCAATACGGTGCTCAGGTGCCATTTCTTCGCCCTGAAAATGTGTCGGACGATTATGCGACAACAGCAGACGTTTTGCTGCATGCGATAGATTGGTTTGCAGAGCAAGCGCAGGAAATTGAATACTTGTGTTGTATCTATGCAACCGCCCCTTTTATTGACGTGAGTGACATTAAAGCAACATATCAATCACTAATCGATAATCCTTCGGCTGAGTATTGTTTTCCAGTATGTGAATTTCCGTTCCCTATTCAGCGAGGCGTAAAGCTTGTGAATGGGCGAGTGGAAATGTTTCAGCCTGAGCATTTTAATACGCGATCTCAAGATTTAGAGCCTGGCTATCATGATGTCGGTCAGTTTTATTGGGGTAAACCTGAGGCGTATCGAGCCGGGATTCCTATGTTTTCTAACAAGGCGATTGCATATCCAATATCAAGAAAACGAGTAGTTGATTTAGATACTCCAGAGGATTGGGAATACGCTTTGTTGTTATCTAAAGTTCTATCAGGACAGGTTTAA
- the pseC gene encoding UDP-4-amino-4,6-dideoxy-N-acetyl-beta-L-altrosamine transaminase, translating to MVVIPYGKQDINQQDIDSVVDVLKSDFLTQGPQVPAFEQALIDQTGARYALAVNSATSALHIACLALGLGKGDWLWTTPITFVASANCGLYCGAQVDFVDIDSATYNMCPKKLEEKLVQAKANGTLPKVVVPVHFCGQPCDMQAIHKLAQEYGFKIVEDASHAIGGKYHGLSIGNCEYSDITVFSFHPVKIVTTAEGGAVMTNQKELADKMALLRSHGITRDSEQMEGESHGGWYYQQIDLGFNYRMTELQAVLGVSQMKRLESFVTARHRLAERYNQRLKLLPIVLPYQLKNTYSGLHLYVIRLQLDKIDLTHKQVFDSLREKGIGVNLHYIPVHTQPYYQKMGFTVGDFPESEQYYREAISLPMFHAMTDEQQDTVVQVLTEILQGC from the coding sequence ATGGTTGTGATTCCTTACGGTAAGCAAGATATAAATCAGCAAGATATTGATAGTGTTGTTGATGTTTTGAAGTCGGATTTTCTGACTCAAGGGCCTCAAGTGCCAGCATTTGAGCAAGCGCTTATAGATCAGACTGGTGCGCGTTATGCGTTAGCTGTGAATAGTGCAACTTCAGCATTACATATTGCTTGTCTTGCGCTGGGGTTAGGGAAAGGTGATTGGCTCTGGACGACACCAATTACCTTTGTTGCGTCAGCTAACTGCGGTTTGTACTGCGGTGCGCAGGTTGATTTCGTTGATATCGATTCTGCGACTTATAATATGTGCCCGAAAAAATTGGAAGAGAAACTAGTTCAAGCTAAAGCGAATGGCACTCTTCCTAAAGTCGTGGTGCCTGTACACTTTTGCGGCCAGCCTTGTGATATGCAAGCTATTCACAAGCTAGCGCAAGAGTATGGTTTTAAAATCGTAGAAGATGCATCTCATGCGATTGGCGGTAAATATCATGGTTTATCGATAGGTAATTGCGAATACTCAGACATTACAGTATTTAGCTTCCACCCAGTTAAAATTGTCACGACAGCAGAAGGCGGCGCTGTCATGACGAATCAAAAAGAATTGGCTGATAAAATGGCTTTATTGCGTAGTCATGGCATCACTCGAGATTCTGAACAAATGGAAGGTGAAAGCCACGGTGGTTGGTATTATCAACAGATTGATTTGGGCTTTAACTACCGTATGACCGAGCTTCAAGCTGTACTTGGTGTTTCTCAGATGAAGCGTTTAGAGAGCTTTGTTACGGCTCGCCATCGCCTTGCGGAACGTTATAATCAGCGGCTGAAATTACTACCAATCGTATTGCCATATCAGCTCAAAAATACTTATTCAGGGCTTCATCTATATGTTATCCGCCTTCAGTTAGACAAGATAGATCTAACTCACAAGCAAGTATTTGATAGTCTTCGAGAGAAAGGAATCGGTGTAAATCTTCACTATATTCCGGTTCATACTCAACCTTATTACCAAAAAATGGGCTTTACAGTAGGCGATTTTCCTGAGTCAGAGCAGTATTATCGCGAAGCTATTTCATTGCCGATGTTTCATGCAATGACAGATGAGCAGCAAGATACAGTTGTTCAGGTGCTTACTGAAATTTTGCAGGGGTGCTAA
- the pseB gene encoding UDP-N-acetylglucosamine 4,6-dehydratase (inverting), producing MLNNKSVLITGGTGSFGKQFVKTILARYPEVKKIIIFSRDELKQFELKQQYPQRTFPQLRFFIGDVRDRDRMVQACEGVDVIIHAAAIKQVDTAEYNPTECIRTNITGAENVIQAALQCGVQNVVALSTDKACAPINLYGATKLASDKLFTAANNIKGSKDIRFSVVRYGNVMGSRGSVIPFFLAKRKEGVLPITHEDMTRFNISLQDGVNMVMYALENHLGGEIFIPKIPSYKILDIAAAVAPECEIKVVGIRPGEKLHEEMITDTDSLNTIDLGKYYAILPSVSFTYTEQEYLEHHKAQKVPFGFKYNSGTNTEWESVEGLRELIKAHVDPNFVV from the coding sequence ATGTTAAATAACAAATCGGTGTTAATTACCGGTGGTACAGGCTCTTTCGGTAAGCAATTTGTGAAAACTATTTTGGCTCGTTATCCTGAGGTTAAAAAAATTATCATATTCTCTCGAGATGAGCTAAAGCAGTTTGAGCTAAAGCAGCAATATCCTCAGAGGACTTTCCCTCAGCTTCGCTTCTTTATCGGTGATGTTCGAGATCGTGATCGTATGGTTCAAGCTTGTGAAGGTGTGGATGTCATTATTCATGCGGCAGCAATTAAGCAGGTTGATACTGCCGAATACAATCCAACCGAGTGTATTCGAACCAATATTACGGGTGCAGAAAATGTCATTCAGGCTGCGCTTCAGTGTGGGGTACAAAATGTTGTTGCATTATCTACGGATAAAGCGTGTGCGCCAATCAACCTGTACGGAGCAACGAAATTAGCATCTGACAAATTATTTACAGCAGCAAACAATATCAAAGGTTCAAAAGATATTCGTTTTAGTGTTGTGCGTTATGGAAACGTGATGGGCTCTCGAGGATCCGTGATTCCATTCTTCCTAGCAAAGCGTAAGGAAGGCGTGCTTCCTATTACTCATGAGGATATGACTCGCTTTAATATTTCACTGCAAGATGGTGTAAATATGGTGATGTACGCACTAGAAAATCATCTTGGTGGTGAAATTTTCATACCGAAAATCCCATCTTATAAGATTTTAGATATTGCAGCAGCCGTTGCCCCTGAATGTGAAATCAAAGTGGTTGGCATTCGTCCTGGTGAAAAACTTCATGAAGAGATGATCACTGATACAGACTCGTTGAATACAATTGATTTGGGTAAGTATTACGCGATTTTGCCTTCGGTATCGTTCACATACACAGAGCAAGAATACTTAGAGCACCATAAAGCACAGAAAGTACCGTTTGGCTTTAAATATAACTCTGGTACCAACACAGAGTGGGAAAGTGTTGAAGGCCTACGCGAGCTAATTAAAGCGCACGTTGATCCAAACTTTGTAGTGTGA
- a CDS encoding DUF3413 domain-containing protein: MTTTLRQRLHQHGWFILVNSILAMLISVRYFGYLPATPDAATLAYIVAAVIGQMSLICGLVGLLTLPVVLLPRLSWRLPIMAVVGSVALATLVIDTFVFAQYRFHINAMVLEMILAGQIVSFPLITWITVIGGVVLLLAGQAWLYCYLGREPKVMQKRIGRKSVLVIFLALLATNAVHIWAAANAYQPITNVTRYLPLFYPATASSFMKKHGWMDEEALAKQRAMTVSTKSDFAYPLNPVQFKAVTPPNIVFIVVDSWRYDTLNEVDAPNMAAFAKQGMVFDRHTSTGNATRTGIFGLFYGVPGTYWHAALSNQTAPVLMDRLQALDYQIGVFAAAQLEKPEFNRTVFANLPNLKTRRDCKGNVACDREITADWLNWFKHRNVNQPSFSFLFYDSPHGYAFPSDYAHRFEPMVDSVNYLELDNDFDATLMKNRYRTSVHFTDSLIAEVIDALKASGELDHTLVVITGDHSQEMNDNGLNFWGHNGNFTDAQVHVPFVLVGAGITPEAGQANPWNAADARTSHEDVSATLLHHYLGATSPMRDYTNGLDLLDPAQVKARPWIMSSNYSGYAVISEDGIVEVNNAGGYQNLDSTNHPNDTQLNYDYLKQAMEVISRYNH; this comes from the coding sequence ATGACCACAACGCTTCGACAACGTTTACACCAGCATGGTTGGTTTATTTTAGTGAACTCGATTTTGGCGATGCTGATCTCTGTTCGCTATTTTGGCTATTTGCCCGCTACGCCTGATGCTGCGACTTTGGCCTATATTGTGGCCGCTGTCATCGGTCAAATGAGCTTAATTTGCGGGCTTGTGGGGCTACTAACGCTACCAGTGGTGTTACTACCGCGCCTAAGTTGGCGTTTACCCATCATGGCTGTTGTGGGCAGTGTGGCATTGGCAACCTTGGTCATTGATACCTTTGTTTTCGCGCAATATCGCTTCCACATCAATGCAATGGTGCTGGAGATGATCCTAGCGGGCCAGATTGTGTCTTTCCCGCTCATTACTTGGATCACCGTAATCGGCGGTGTTGTACTGCTCCTCGCAGGACAAGCTTGGTTATATTGCTATCTTGGTCGTGAACCGAAAGTGATGCAAAAGCGTATTGGTCGTAAATCTGTGCTGGTGATTTTTCTAGCTTTATTGGCAACCAATGCAGTGCATATTTGGGCGGCGGCCAATGCTTATCAGCCGATTACCAATGTGACCCGTTATTTACCGCTTTTCTATCCTGCAACGGCTTCAAGCTTTATGAAAAAACACGGTTGGATGGATGAAGAGGCTTTAGCCAAACAGCGCGCTATGACGGTATCGACTAAAAGCGATTTTGCCTATCCACTGAACCCTGTGCAGTTTAAAGCCGTCACACCACCCAATATCGTGTTTATTGTGGTGGACTCTTGGCGTTACGACACTTTAAATGAAGTGGATGCACCAAATATGGCTGCTTTTGCTAAACAAGGGATGGTGTTTGACCGCCATACTTCTACCGGTAATGCGACTCGTACCGGTATTTTTGGTTTGTTCTATGGCGTTCCGGGAACCTACTGGCATGCTGCGCTAAGTAACCAAACTGCACCGGTATTGATGGATCGCCTGCAGGCGTTGGATTATCAAATTGGTGTCTTTGCTGCGGCGCAGTTGGAAAAACCAGAGTTTAATCGCACTGTATTTGCCAATCTTCCAAATTTAAAAACGCGCCGCGATTGTAAAGGCAATGTCGCTTGTGATCGTGAAATTACCGCAGATTGGCTCAATTGGTTTAAACACCGCAATGTGAATCAACCAAGCTTTAGCTTCTTGTTTTACGATTCACCACATGGTTACGCCTTCCCAAGTGACTATGCTCACCGCTTTGAGCCTATGGTCGATAGCGTGAATTACCTTGAGTTGGATAATGATTTTGATGCGACCTTGATGAAAAACCGTTATCGCACCAGTGTTCACTTTACCGATAGCCTCATAGCAGAGGTGATTGATGCACTGAAGGCCTCTGGCGAGCTCGATCACACGCTGGTGGTTATTACAGGTGATCACAGCCAAGAGATGAACGACAATGGTCTGAACTTCTGGGGGCACAACGGTAACTTTACCGACGCGCAGGTTCATGTTCCATTTGTGCTTGTTGGTGCAGGAATTACACCAGAAGCCGGTCAGGCAAACCCATGGAATGCCGCTGATGCACGCACCAGCCATGAAGATGTGAGCGCAACATTATTGCATCACTATTTAGGTGCAACATCGCCTATGCGTGATTACACCAATGGCCTTGATTTGCTTGACCCAGCTCAAGTAAAAGCGCGCCCTTGGATCATGAGCTCAAATTACAGCGGCTACGCGGTGATCAGTGAGGATGGCATTGTTGAAGTTAATAACGCGGGTGGCTATCAAAATTTAGATAGCACTAACCATCCCAATGATACTCAACTCAATTACGACTACCTCAAACAAGCGATGGAAGTGATTAGTCGGTATAACCATTAA
- a CDS encoding glycosyltransferase family 9 protein, which yields MPALFQHAPQSLCLLRLSAIGDVCHAVAMVQAIQRQWPSTQITWVIGKVEAPLIAPLPGIRLVVFDKKAGLKGMRSVWAALKGQHFDALIHMQLALRASVLSMGIKAKYRLGFNRERAKEGQWLFTNRKIEDTESKHVVDSFMAFAKALGVSDTNPQWQMPISDEEQAFAKSKLGTQPTLLIAPAASKDERNWLPERYAQVADFAHQQGLQIAICGGPSEREKALAQQIISAMQYDALNLVGQTSLRQLLALIAQAHVVLAPDSGPAHMATTQGTPVIGLYGHSNPKRTGPYSAQQWLVSVYAQHVEAQHQKPLEALPWSTRVKGAHIMQDISVDAVTEKLSDILNIHPIHPTHA from the coding sequence ATGCCGGCTCTGTTTCAACACGCACCTCAATCCCTGTGCCTTCTTCGCCTCTCTGCGATCGGCGATGTTTGCCATGCAGTCGCCATGGTTCAAGCCATTCAGCGACAGTGGCCTAGCACGCAAATCACCTGGGTCATTGGAAAAGTGGAAGCGCCACTCATCGCACCTTTGCCGGGTATTCGTTTGGTGGTCTTTGATAAAAAAGCAGGATTAAAAGGGATGCGTTCCGTATGGGCTGCGCTCAAAGGTCAGCACTTTGATGCCCTCATCCATATGCAACTGGCACTGCGCGCAAGCGTTCTATCCATGGGAATTAAAGCAAAGTATCGTCTTGGTTTTAATCGTGAACGCGCTAAAGAAGGACAATGGCTATTCACCAATCGCAAAATTGAAGACACTGAGTCCAAACATGTGGTGGATAGCTTTATGGCCTTTGCCAAAGCGCTGGGTGTAAGCGATACAAACCCGCAATGGCAGATGCCAATTAGTGATGAGGAACAAGCCTTTGCCAAAAGTAAGCTTGGCACGCAACCGACCCTACTGATTGCGCCTGCGGCGAGTAAAGATGAGCGAAACTGGCTACCTGAGCGCTATGCACAAGTTGCCGATTTTGCACATCAACAAGGATTGCAAATCGCCATTTGTGGCGGCCCAAGTGAGCGCGAAAAAGCACTGGCGCAACAAATCATCAGCGCAATGCAATATGATGCCCTCAACCTTGTTGGGCAAACCAGTTTACGCCAACTGCTTGCACTCATTGCGCAAGCACATGTGGTGTTAGCACCCGATTCAGGCCCTGCGCATATGGCGACCACCCAAGGGACACCCGTCATTGGGCTTTATGGCCACAGCAATCCAAAACGTACTGGGCCCTACTCGGCTCAACAATGGCTGGTTAGCGTCTATGCGCAGCATGTTGAAGCGCAGCATCAAAAACCATTGGAAGCTTTACCATGGAGCACGCGCGTCAAGGGTGCACATATCATGCAAGATATTAGCGTTGATGCCGTCACTGAAAAGCTCAGCGATATTTTAAACATTCATCCTATTCATCCTACCCACGCTTAA
- a CDS encoding glycosyltransferase family 2 protein, with protein MNQTPSLSQTQKQRPTLAVALIVKNEAANLNACLASVAEWVDEIVILDSGSTDDTAQIAAQYQAKFFVNAQWPGFGPQRRLAQGYVESDYVLWLDADERITPELKENILSAVSADQPNTLYKINRLTWVFGRYIRHCGWYPDKVVRLYRTKEAQYDDALVHEKVEMPAGATVVELQGDAIHYTYNDLHHYLVKSAGYAKAWADQRQARGKTSSLSQGILHAISCFVKMYIVKAGFLDGRQGLLLSILSAHSTFIKYADLWIRTKAAKCPE; from the coding sequence ATGAATCAAACACCCAGCCTAAGCCAAACACAGAAACAGCGTCCTACTCTTGCTGTTGCGCTGATCGTGAAAAACGAAGCAGCCAATCTAAACGCTTGCCTTGCCTCTGTCGCGGAATGGGTCGATGAAATCGTGATCCTCGATTCTGGCAGCACCGATGACACCGCGCAGATCGCAGCGCAATATCAAGCCAAGTTTTTCGTCAATGCCCAGTGGCCAGGTTTTGGTCCACAGCGCCGTCTTGCACAAGGTTATGTGGAAAGTGATTACGTACTCTGGCTCGATGCCGATGAGCGCATCACACCAGAGCTTAAAGAGAACATTTTATCCGCAGTAAGTGCAGACCAGCCTAACACCCTATATAAAATCAATCGTCTAACTTGGGTCTTTGGTCGTTATATTCGCCACTGTGGATGGTATCCAGATAAAGTGGTTCGCCTCTATCGCACCAAAGAAGCGCAATATGACGATGCGCTGGTTCATGAGAAAGTTGAAATGCCGGCAGGCGCCACTGTGGTCGAGCTACAAGGCGATGCCATCCACTATACCTATAACGATCTGCACCACTATCTCGTGAAATCTGCAGGTTATGCCAAAGCATGGGCAGACCAGCGTCAAGCGCGCGGGAAAACAAGCAGTCTCAGCCAAGGTATCCTTCATGCCATCTCTTGCTTTGTGAAGATGTATATCGTCAAAGCGGGATTTTTAGATGGCCGCCAAGGTCTACTACTGTCTATTTTGTCTGCCCATTCCACTTTTATTAAATATGCAGACCTATGGATTCGCACGAAGGCTGCCAAATGCCCTGAATAA
- a CDS encoding LTA synthase family protein, with protein sequence MLIQHYIRQLNQTLLRQIIAAVLILFVSRILFFAAIVDADILAGRGMDFLRSSLVGVLFDLKTAAFMFLPMLLIGLGFALWRPQHFPRFYRFEPVYAKFIFFLIVLASIGNYLYYTSYGNHYDLFLFGVFDDDTEAIMSSAMEDFPLFRMIGASILISLFASRWLVGRRPLGEPTGSGRWWHSILSLAVITIYIGLAQAAILSEPKERDQVKVSDYPVINKTTPNALVALGWATIDYQKQGEFEPISDAEVTAQMEKVLGQPTPEYQTPANAYLEKNQPHVVFALMEGMGTSMMLEDDPQKTDLLRALRPAFESDFVFQRFVAGASATIDSMAMMLFHSNVPTLSHSVAKHVPLASSAVLPYKKAGYETVYITVGDAHWRNLDNYLPLQGFDRMIDDKAIIKAFPEAAAHLDTWGLPDEYGYRMAEKVLAEATKPTFIFILTITNHPPYHLPDNYQAKPVEVTPRIQTLLGPMKDDAANLLLTYQYANDMLGQFIARIKASPLANRTVIAASGDHRVRYLAIRTPTEQAIAMGVPFYLYVPKPILASRAYGYDNKRIGSHRDIFPTLYNVSLSDADYVSLGGDDLLSINGVDNIGYNATRTVTEDGVYDNNLPEYLYPWQGMTFYNQTQARHNPNSTWAAEYRKLQDYYLRSQVADKIPQDE encoded by the coding sequence ATGTTAATTCAGCATTATATTCGTCAGCTTAATCAAACTCTGTTGCGACAAATCATCGCAGCCGTCCTGATTTTGTTTGTTAGTCGCATTCTTTTCTTCGCAGCCATTGTCGATGCCGACATTTTGGCGGGGCGAGGCATGGATTTTCTTCGCAGTTCCTTAGTTGGCGTCTTGTTTGATCTGAAAACCGCAGCCTTTATGTTTTTGCCCATGCTACTCATAGGTTTGGGTTTTGCGTTGTGGCGACCTCAACACTTTCCTCGTTTTTATCGTTTTGAACCGGTTTATGCCAAGTTCATTTTCTTTTTGATCGTCTTAGCATCGATTGGTAATTACTTGTATTACACCAGCTATGGCAATCACTACGATCTGTTTTTATTTGGTGTATTTGATGATGACACCGAAGCCATTATGTCTAGCGCCATGGAGGATTTTCCTCTCTTTCGCATGATTGGTGCGAGCATATTGATCAGCCTATTTGCCAGCCGTTGGTTGGTGGGGCGCAGGCCGCTTGGTGAGCCAACGGGTAGTGGTCGTTGGTGGCACTCAATCTTAAGTTTGGCGGTCATTACCATCTATATTGGTCTTGCGCAGGCTGCGATTTTAAGTGAGCCCAAAGAGCGCGATCAGGTGAAAGTCTCTGATTATCCTGTGATCAATAAAACCACACCCAATGCGTTGGTGGCTTTGGGTTGGGCAACGATTGATTATCAAAAACAGGGGGAGTTTGAGCCGATCAGTGACGCAGAAGTCACCGCACAAATGGAGAAGGTGCTTGGTCAACCAACACCAGAATATCAAACGCCAGCGAACGCCTACTTAGAAAAGAACCAGCCGCATGTTGTCTTTGCGCTGATGGAAGGCATGGGCACCAGCATGATGTTGGAAGATGACCCGCAGAAGACGGATTTGCTGCGTGCACTGCGCCCTGCGTTTGAGTCGGATTTTGTGTTCCAACGTTTTGTTGCGGGCGCCTCGGCGACCATTGATAGCATGGCGATGATGTTGTTTCACAGCAATGTACCCACGCTCAGTCATTCGGTTGCCAAACATGTACCCTTGGCCAGTTCTGCGGTGCTGCCTTATAAAAAGGCGGGCTATGAAACTGTGTATATTACTGTGGGCGATGCGCATTGGCGTAATTTGGATAATTACCTGCCGCTGCAGGGTTTTGATCGCATGATTGATGATAAGGCGATTATTAAAGCCTTCCCTGAGGCTGCGGCGCATCTCGATACCTGGGGTTTGCCTGATGAATATGGTTATCGCATGGCAGAAAAGGTGCTCGCGGAAGCGACCAAACCAACCTTTATTTTTATTCTGACCATTACCAACCATCCGCCTTATCATTTGCCGGATAACTATCAAGCTAAGCCTGTAGAGGTCACGCCGCGAATCCAAACGCTGCTCGGGCCAATGAAAGATGATGCGGCGAATTTGCTACTGACCTATCAGTATGCCAATGATATGTTGGGCCAATTTATTGCGCGGATAAAAGCATCGCCATTGGCTAATCGAACAGTGATTGCCGCATCTGGTGACCATCGCGTTCGGTATTTAGCGATTCGCACACCAACTGAGCAAGCCATCGCCATGGGCGTGCCGTTTTATTTGTACGTGCCCAAACCGATTCTCGCGAGTCGAGCCTATGGCTATGACAATAAGCGTATCGGCTCACATCGCGATATCTTCCCAACGCTTTACAATGTGAGCTTATCTGATGCCGATTACGTGAGCTTGGGGGGCGATGACCTCTTGTCGATTAATGGTGTGGATAACATTGGTTATAACGCGACACGCACTGTGACTGAGGATGGCGTTTATGACAATAATCTGCCGGAATATCTCTATCCGTGGCAGGGCATGACCTTCTATAACCAGACGCAGGCACGACACAATCCAAACAGTACTTGGGCCGCTGAGTATCGCAAACTGCAGGATTACTATTTGCGCTCACAGGTTGCGGATAAAATACCGCAAGATGAGTAA
- a CDS encoding glycosyltransferase family 9 protein, whose product MKKVLVIRNDKIGDFMLAWPAFAMLKQSMPELEVTALVPGYTQALAQACPWIDHVLLDPTKNAEKSAIHALKTSIRDAQFDAVISIFSTGYNAKLIWRAGIPYRLAPATKLAQLAYNKRVVQRRSRSEKPEFEYNLDLIRRFVQDQGRTVVEPQAPYWQFTVSELQEQRKKLAQMLTLDSERPWIMVHAGTGGSANNLSMQQYAQLLDGLLEQQPQAQVVITAGPGEEVQATELAELMQYSAVIYAKNDGLVDFGRSLACAALFVAGSTGPLHMAAALNVPTVGFFPSKRSSTPLRWRPLNTTERHLAFTPPQDVQGADQANMALIDIDKVLTQLAHGFAADALK is encoded by the coding sequence ATGAAAAAAGTTCTGGTTATTCGAAACGACAAAATTGGCGATTTTATGTTGGCATGGCCAGCTTTCGCGATGTTGAAACAATCGATGCCTGAGCTTGAAGTCACCGCTCTTGTGCCTGGTTATACGCAAGCACTGGCACAAGCTTGCCCATGGATTGATCACGTATTGCTCGATCCGACTAAAAACGCGGAAAAAAGTGCAATACATGCACTCAAAACAAGCATTCGCGATGCGCAGTTCGATGCGGTGATTAGCATTTTCTCCACCGGTTATAACGCCAAATTGATCTGGCGCGCGGGCATTCCATACCGCCTTGCGCCAGCAACGAAATTAGCGCAGCTGGCCTACAACAAACGAGTTGTTCAGCGTCGTTCTCGCTCGGAAAAACCTGAATTTGAATATAACCTCGATCTGATTCGTCGCTTTGTTCAAGATCAGGGGCGAACCGTTGTGGAGCCGCAGGCACCCTATTGGCAATTCACCGTGAGTGAGTTGCAAGAGCAGCGGAAAAAATTGGCGCAGATGCTGACATTAGACAGCGAGCGTCCATGGATTATGGTGCATGCAGGTACAGGCGGTTCAGCCAATAACCTATCGATGCAGCAATATGCGCAGTTGTTAGATGGTCTTTTAGAACAGCAGCCACAAGCGCAGGTGGTGATCACCGCCGGTCCAGGCGAGGAAGTGCAAGCAACAGAGCTTGCTGAGCTGATGCAATATTCTGCGGTTATCTATGCGAAAAACGATGGTTTGGTTGATTTTGGCCGCTCTTTAGCATGCGCGGCACTGTTTGTCGCGGGATCCACTGGACCTTTGCATATGGCGGCTGCATTAAATGTACCGACAGTGGGGTTTTTCCCAAGTAAGCGCTCCTCTACGCCTTTGCGTTGGCGTCCTTTAAATACAACGGAGCGCCATTTGGCATTTACGCCACCACAAGATGTTCAAGGGGCCGACCAAGCCAATATGGCTTTAATTGATATTGATAAGGTGCTCACTCAATTGGCGCATGGATTTGCTGCTGATGCATTGAAGTGA
- the coaD gene encoding pantetheine-phosphate adenylyltransferase — MTTVIYPGTFDPLTKGHEDIIARAARLFDRVIVAIAANPTKQPFFDLQQRTELAQSVLAHHQNVEVLGFSGLLVDLAKAHGATVLIRGLRTVTDFEYEFQLASVNRHLYPELESIFLTPAEQYNFLSSTIVKEVAIHGGDIRDFVSPIIATEMLKKIAARI; from the coding sequence ATGACCACGGTGATCTATCCCGGTACATTTGATCCCCTCACTAAGGGCCATGAAGATATTATTGCGCGTGCGGCTCGTCTTTTTGATCGCGTAATTGTGGCCATAGCGGCTAATCCAACCAAGCAGCCTTTTTTTGATTTGCAACAACGCACTGAGCTTGCGCAAAGCGTGCTCGCCCATCATCAAAATGTTGAGGTGTTAGGCTTTTCTGGACTGCTGGTTGATTTGGCCAAGGCGCACGGCGCAACCGTATTAATTCGAGGATTACGCACCGTCACTGATTTTGAATATGAGTTTCAGCTTGCGAGCGTCAATCGCCATCTCTATCCCGAGCTTGAGAGCATCTTTTTAACGCCAGCAGAGCAATACAACTTCCTTTCCTCAACCATCGTCAAAGAAGTGGCCATTCATGGCGGCGATATTCGCGATTTTGTCTCGCCCATCATCGCCACTGAGATGCTAAAAAAAATCGCGGCGCGCATTTAA